A region from the Algoriphagus machipongonensis genome encodes:
- a CDS encoding metallophosphoesterase family protein has protein sequence MKRRPFLQKISLLSSVAVALPLTSFGKDLPFRAPRLKFITASDGHFGQPDTDYTSSHNNLMNAINKEENVDFVVFNGDLIHDEPAFMPQVKTFYDKLNSPYYVSRGNHDKVSSQVWEEIWGTKEDHAFQTKDGSGVILLSASNEEGEYLCGNVDFLKSKLDSFTSLSHVFVFIHISQKEWTRHGIECAALINLIAQYPNVKATFHGHDHDVDGIMLDQKKPYLWSGHFGGSWGNPFPSYRVCEISEEGKTITYLKSVKEGTVLNAHLL, from the coding sequence GTGAAACGTCGACCCTTCCTACAAAAAATCTCCTTGCTTTCTTCAGTAGCTGTAGCATTGCCTCTGACAAGCTTTGGAAAGGATTTACCTTTTCGAGCTCCTCGATTAAAGTTCATCACCGCTTCAGATGGCCATTTTGGGCAACCAGACACTGATTATACAAGTTCACATAATAATCTGATGAACGCCATCAACAAAGAAGAGAATGTAGATTTTGTAGTTTTTAATGGGGACTTAATACATGACGAACCTGCCTTCATGCCACAGGTAAAAACTTTTTACGATAAATTGAATTCGCCCTATTATGTGTCTAGAGGAAATCATGACAAGGTATCATCCCAAGTCTGGGAGGAAATTTGGGGCACGAAAGAAGACCATGCATTTCAAACAAAAGATGGATCTGGGGTCATCTTACTTAGCGCTTCCAATGAAGAGGGCGAATATCTCTGTGGAAATGTCGATTTCCTAAAATCCAAATTGGATTCTTTTACTTCCCTATCTCATGTTTTTGTCTTTATTCATATCTCCCAAAAAGAATGGACCCGGCATGGAATAGAATGCGCAGCGCTAATCAATTTAATAGCCCAATACCCCAATGTAAAAGCAACGTTTCATGGTCATGATCATGATGTTGACGGAATTATGCTGGACCAGAAAAAACCTTACTTATGGTCTGGACATTTTGGTGGAAGTTGGGGAAACCCCTTTCCCTCCTACCGGGTTTGTGAAATTTCTGAGGAAGGAAAAACAATCACTTACCTTAAATCTGTAAAAGAAGGTACGGTCTTAAATGCTCATTTACTTTAA
- a CDS encoding pyridoxamine 5'-phosphate oxidase family protein, which translates to MDTLNKEIKHSIENLTGKEAVKKIREMVDSSSLCFFQTEVSFDDSQSARPMSVQKSDEDGTLWFLSAIDSAKNEEINKNSRARLLFQKPSSMEFLELQGNAEISQNKEMIHELWDSIAKNWFPKGKDDPRISVIKFNPQAGHYWGTKNGAGLAGVKMLFGMITGKPMDVGVEGELKI; encoded by the coding sequence ATGGATACCTTAAATAAAGAAATAAAGCATAGCATTGAAAATTTGACTGGCAAAGAGGCAGTCAAAAAAATCAGAGAGATGGTGGATTCTTCTAGTTTGTGTTTTTTTCAAACTGAGGTTTCTTTTGATGATAGTCAATCAGCCCGTCCTATGAGTGTTCAGAAGTCTGATGAAGACGGTACCCTTTGGTTTCTAAGTGCTATTGATAGTGCAAAAAATGAAGAAATAAATAAGAATTCCCGAGCAAGATTGTTGTTTCAGAAGCCTAGTTCCATGGAGTTTTTAGAACTTCAGGGAAATGCAGAAATCAGCCAAAACAAAGAAATGATTCATGAATTATGGGATTCCATTGCCAAAAATTGGTTTCCGAAAGGAAAAGATGATCCTAGGATCTCTGTAATTAAATTTAATCCTCAGGCCGGACATTATTGGGGAACGAAGAATGGGGCTGGCTTGGCAGGTGTGAAGATGCTTTTTGGAATGATTACTGGAAAGCCAATGGATGTAGGAGTAGAAGGCGAATTGAAAATTTAA
- a CDS encoding FdhF/YdeP family oxidoreductase → MKTGKPATSAAGPKAIYHAMEKAFQSMKVSKTFRILGALNQKGGVDCPGCAWPDPKHRSRLGEYCENGVKAIAEEAMDKNADADFFKNNSIQKMRQQTDYWLGHQGRLTQPMRIKKGDSHYSPVSWELVFEEVSSQLNKLNSKNDAIFYTSGRTSNEAAFLYQLFVRIFGTNNMPDCSNMCHESSGVALSHTLGIGKGSVKLEDFYLSDLILIFGQNPGTNHPRMLSALKKAKENGAKIVVINPLKEAGLLSFEDPQSISGILGIGAPLADLYLQVRINEDVALVQAVAKKLMDRAKKDPAILDHDFIQSKTDGFETYQQSLEELDEESLILRTGLEPEQIEEFVNLVSSRSKIIACWAMGLTQHVNAVDNIQEIVNLLLLKGSIGKPGAGTCPVRGHSNVQGDRTMGIWEKPSKQFLDSLASTFGFEPPRNHGVDVVDSIQLMHSEPGKVFMSMGGNLLSAAPDTSFTQVALENCAMTIHVSTKLNRSHLHHGEVGFILPCLGRTDIIQEKSGVQKLTVENSMGLVHSTQGNQTPRSGFLLSEPHIISQIASKTVGNEIVNWNQLIDDYDQIRELIAKSVAGFEDFNKKIKDHNVLELPNGPREGHFPNDIGKARFTINSLSENQLEENELLMMTIRSHDQFNTTIYGMDDRYRGIYGIRTVVLMNQSDIKNLKLEVEKPITLFNEYQGKLRKVEGLTIIPYNIPEKCIATYFPECNELVPIGIKARKSNTPASKSIKIKVHQP, encoded by the coding sequence ATGAAAACAGGTAAACCCGCCACATCTGCAGCCGGCCCTAAAGCTATTTATCATGCTATGGAAAAGGCTTTCCAATCCATGAAGGTTTCTAAAACCTTCCGAATCCTTGGTGCCTTAAACCAAAAAGGAGGAGTGGATTGTCCTGGCTGTGCCTGGCCTGACCCCAAGCATAGGTCTCGTCTTGGTGAGTACTGTGAAAATGGCGTAAAGGCTATCGCTGAAGAGGCAATGGATAAGAATGCTGATGCCGATTTTTTTAAAAACAACAGCATCCAAAAGATGCGGCAGCAAACTGATTATTGGCTGGGGCATCAGGGCCGATTAACCCAACCTATGAGGATCAAAAAAGGAGATTCTCATTATTCACCAGTCTCTTGGGAATTGGTTTTTGAGGAAGTATCCAGTCAGCTAAATAAGCTAAACTCTAAAAATGACGCTATATTTTATACTTCTGGAAGAACCAGTAATGAAGCTGCTTTTCTCTACCAGCTATTTGTAAGGATATTTGGCACCAACAATATGCCTGACTGCTCCAACATGTGTCATGAATCAAGTGGGGTAGCATTAAGCCATACCTTGGGAATTGGGAAAGGGTCTGTAAAGCTAGAGGACTTTTACTTATCAGATTTGATTTTGATCTTCGGCCAAAACCCGGGAACGAATCACCCGAGAATGCTCTCGGCATTGAAAAAAGCGAAGGAAAACGGCGCAAAAATCGTAGTTATCAATCCACTCAAAGAAGCTGGTTTACTGAGTTTTGAAGACCCACAGTCCATTTCGGGAATTTTAGGAATAGGAGCACCACTTGCTGATTTATATCTGCAGGTTAGAATCAACGAAGATGTAGCACTTGTTCAGGCTGTTGCTAAGAAGTTAATGGATCGCGCCAAAAAGGATCCGGCGATATTAGATCATGATTTTATCCAATCAAAAACTGACGGATTTGAAACCTACCAACAATCACTAGAGGAATTAGATGAGGAATCTTTGATTCTCAGGACAGGACTAGAACCTGAACAAATTGAAGAGTTTGTAAATCTAGTTTCCTCCAGAAGCAAAATCATCGCTTGCTGGGCAATGGGACTGACACAGCATGTCAATGCTGTGGACAATATTCAGGAAATCGTCAATCTCCTTTTACTCAAAGGAAGCATAGGGAAACCTGGCGCAGGCACGTGCCCGGTGAGAGGTCATAGCAATGTGCAGGGAGATAGAACCATGGGAATATGGGAGAAACCAAGTAAACAGTTTTTGGATTCATTGGCAAGTACTTTTGGTTTTGAGCCCCCCAGAAACCATGGAGTGGATGTAGTTGACTCCATCCAATTAATGCACTCTGAGCCAGGCAAAGTTTTTATGTCTATGGGTGGAAATCTACTTTCCGCTGCCCCTGACACGTCTTTTACCCAAGTTGCCCTAGAAAACTGCGCAATGACCATCCATGTCTCCACCAAACTGAATCGCTCACATTTACATCATGGAGAAGTTGGTTTTATTCTCCCTTGTTTAGGAAGAACGGACATCATTCAGGAAAAGTCTGGCGTTCAGAAATTGACGGTGGAAAACTCCATGGGTCTTGTACATAGCACACAGGGAAATCAAACTCCAAGATCAGGTTTTCTTCTTAGCGAACCCCACATCATTTCTCAAATCGCCTCGAAAACAGTTGGAAATGAAATAGTCAATTGGAATCAATTGATAGATGATTATGATCAAATACGAGAATTGATAGCTAAATCGGTGGCTGGCTTTGAAGACTTCAATAAGAAAATAAAAGATCATAATGTACTCGAGCTTCCTAACGGACCAAGGGAAGGCCATTTTCCAAATGATATTGGTAAAGCTAGATTTACGATCAACTCCCTTTCAGAAAATCAATTAGAAGAGAATGAATTACTGATGATGACGATTCGTAGCCATGATCAATTTAACACGACCATTTATGGCATGGATGATCGCTATCGAGGTATTTATGGCATCCGAACAGTTGTTTTAATGAATCAATCAGACATCAAGAACCTGAAACTTGAAGTTGAAAAGCCCATTACATTATTTAATGAATATCAGGGTAAATTAAGGAAAGTGGAAGGTTTGACTATTATCCCTTATAATATTCCTGAAAAGTGCATTGCCACCTACTTTCCTGAGTGTAATGAGCTTGTTCCGATAGGAATAAAAGCCCGAAAAAGTAATACTCCTGCTAGCAAATCCATTAAAATCAAAGTTCATCAACCCTGA
- a CDS encoding peptidylprolyl isomerase produces the protein MKSKVIPHLLLAILIFTACKSNQILGDFSPEEISKIEYFKELIPKKDPYYHVLIATSEGDMMVQLFNITPLHRDNFISKVKANYYDSLEFHRVINDFMIQGGRHKLSPEENPYQGELIPAEFRIEEGVYHRRGALAAARTNNPEKASSSTQFYIVQRKAYRKSQLDSLIIERELTLNDEQKALYLSTGGTPHLDGGYTVFGKLEIGYDVLDKIAETDTDEKDQPVNPIRMKMYLLNQPKKLK, from the coding sequence ATGAAATCAAAAGTAATACCTCACCTACTCCTCGCCATCCTTATTTTTACTGCTTGTAAAAGCAATCAAATATTAGGAGATTTTTCTCCAGAGGAAATTTCAAAAATCGAGTATTTTAAAGAATTGATCCCAAAAAAAGACCCTTATTATCATGTCTTAATTGCCACATCCGAAGGGGACATGATGGTACAGCTATTCAATATCACACCTCTCCACCGGGATAATTTCATTTCAAAAGTTAAAGCCAACTATTATGACAGTCTGGAATTTCACCGAGTGATCAATGATTTTATGATCCAAGGAGGTCGCCATAAGCTATCTCCAGAGGAAAACCCCTATCAAGGAGAATTAATCCCCGCTGAATTCAGAATAGAAGAAGGCGTTTACCATCGAAGAGGAGCATTGGCAGCTGCAAGAACCAACAATCCCGAAAAGGCAAGCAGCAGCACTCAGTTCTACATTGTGCAAAGAAAAGCTTATCGTAAATCTCAATTAGACAGTTTGATAATTGAGCGGGAACTTACTCTAAACGATGAACAAAAAGCACTTTATTTATCGACTGGAGGAACTCCCCATCTGGATGGAGGATACACGGTTTTCGGCAAACTTGAAATAGGATATGATGTATTAGACAAGATTGCTGAAACTGATACAGATGAAAAAGATCAACCCGTAAACCCCATCAGAATGAAAATGTATTTACTGAACCAGCCCAAAAAACTGAAATAA
- a CDS encoding sulfatase produces MKQTKILLLYIFSLAMVSCKSNPEPPSNPNIVFILVDDLGYNDVSFMGSEFYETPNIDKVASKGMIFTNGYANSAVCSPSRASLMTGRFTAVHGITDWIGAPQGEAWRSYKRYSKLLPAEYNHQLSKEITTLPEALKQEGYKTFFAGKWHLGSAEENSLPTDHGFDINKGGYHVGGPYSGGYFSPFENPFMEDFEEEKGISLSMKLAKETNLFIEQNKEEKFLAYLSFYAVHAPIQTSKEKWSKYRNKAEAMGIDSTGFEMERVLPARKYQDNPVYAGLIEQMDEAVGAVVDQLEKLGLSENTIIVFTSDNGGVVSGDNYSTNLDPLRGGKGYQWEGGTRIPYMIYVPWLENNGQRNDTPVSGVDFYPTLLDFAGVNEISQPLDGQSIRPVLEGGTLEERSIYWHYPHYGNQGGEPNSSIRKGDWKLIHYWEDGHEELYNLGNDLGEVNDLIKENPEIASSLSKELLGWLDSNQANYAHIDPLYNPDSAAIVLENYKTNLIQRLENQRKNMLSKTFQPNKDWWGSKTVD; encoded by the coding sequence ATGAAACAAACCAAAATTCTTCTTCTCTATATTTTCAGTCTGGCAATGGTCTCTTGTAAGTCAAATCCAGAACCACCAAGTAACCCAAATATTGTTTTCATCCTAGTGGATGACCTTGGGTACAATGATGTGAGTTTTATGGGAAGTGAATTTTATGAAACACCAAACATAGATAAGGTGGCATCGAAGGGAATGATTTTCACGAATGGATATGCAAATTCTGCTGTTTGTAGCCCATCTAGAGCGAGTTTAATGACTGGTAGATTTACGGCTGTTCATGGGATCACTGATTGGATAGGTGCTCCTCAAGGGGAAGCTTGGAGGAGTTACAAACGCTACTCCAAATTACTCCCGGCTGAGTACAATCATCAACTATCCAAAGAAATAACAACACTGCCTGAGGCCTTAAAGCAGGAGGGTTATAAAACCTTCTTTGCGGGAAAATGGCATCTTGGATCTGCTGAAGAAAATTCACTACCTACAGATCATGGGTTTGACATCAACAAAGGTGGCTACCATGTAGGTGGTCCTTATTCTGGAGGCTATTTCTCTCCATTTGAAAATCCTTTCATGGAGGATTTTGAGGAGGAAAAAGGAATCAGCCTTTCTATGAAATTAGCAAAAGAAACTAACCTCTTCATCGAGCAAAATAAAGAGGAGAAGTTTCTAGCTTACCTTTCATTCTATGCCGTCCATGCCCCAATCCAAACTTCAAAAGAAAAGTGGTCCAAGTACCGAAATAAGGCTGAAGCCATGGGTATTGATTCAACTGGGTTTGAAATGGAGCGGGTTTTACCTGCTAGAAAGTATCAGGACAATCCAGTGTATGCCGGATTGATTGAGCAAATGGATGAAGCTGTAGGTGCCGTTGTAGATCAGCTAGAAAAATTGGGCTTATCCGAAAACACCATCATCGTATTCACCTCAGATAATGGAGGAGTAGTTTCAGGAGATAATTATTCTACAAACCTGGATCCATTAAGAGGAGGAAAAGGCTATCAATGGGAAGGTGGAACAAGAATACCCTATATGATTTATGTCCCTTGGCTTGAAAACAACGGACAGAGAAATGATACGCCAGTTAGTGGAGTAGATTTTTATCCTACTCTACTTGATTTTGCTGGTGTAAATGAGATTTCGCAGCCTTTGGATGGTCAGAGCATTCGTCCCGTATTAGAAGGAGGAACCTTGGAGGAAAGATCCATCTATTGGCATTATCCTCATTATGGTAATCAAGGAGGTGAACCTAACTCGAGCATTAGAAAAGGAGATTGGAAGTTAATCCATTATTGGGAAGATGGACATGAGGAGCTGTATAACCTTGGCAATGACCTCGGTGAAGTAAATGACCTTATAAAAGAGAATCCAGAAATCGCCTCTTCTTTATCTAAAGAGTTATTAGGATGGTTGGATTCCAATCAAGCAAATTATGCGCATATAGATCCACTCTACAATCCAGATTCTGCAGCCATAGTTTTAGAAAATTACAAGACCAATTTAATTCAGCGATTGGAAAACCAACGCAAAAACATGCTTTCCAAAACTTTTCAGCCTAACAAAGATTGGTGGGGAAGTAAAACCGTAGACTGA
- a CDS encoding aldo/keto reductase, which produces MEYRKLGKTDMEVSILGFGASPLGNVFDECTEKEALETVAHAIDHGINFYDVSPFYGLTLAEERLGKALESKRKEIFLASKCGRYGLQEFDFSKKRILKSIDESLSRLKTDYVDLLQLHDIEFVDKSQILEEAIPAIEEIKSSGKARYIGITGLPVRYLAQIAREVEIDTVLSWAHYNLLEDEINDELVPLSKEKGFGLMNAAPLMQRILSDAPLPDWHRSPDEVKAMQPKLLAICNKYGVRLSDVALRYAMDHPAISSTIVGMNNKALVAKNLEAVDFEIPAELLDEITDLLAPVKNKMWFEGKPENNL; this is translated from the coding sequence ATGGAATATCGTAAGCTGGGCAAAACCGATATGGAGGTTTCCATCCTTGGATTTGGAGCCTCCCCTCTAGGTAATGTTTTCGATGAATGCACCGAAAAAGAAGCCTTGGAAACAGTCGCTCATGCCATTGATCATGGAATAAATTTCTATGACGTTTCTCCATTCTATGGGCTGACTTTGGCTGAAGAACGACTTGGAAAAGCATTGGAATCAAAAAGGAAAGAGATTTTTCTAGCGTCTAAATGTGGCCGTTATGGCCTCCAGGAGTTTGATTTTTCCAAAAAGAGGATTTTAAAAAGTATTGACGAATCACTTTCCAGACTTAAAACAGATTACGTAGATCTACTTCAGTTACATGACATAGAGTTTGTAGACAAAAGCCAAATACTGGAAGAAGCGATTCCTGCGATTGAAGAAATCAAATCCAGTGGAAAAGCCAGATACATAGGAATCACAGGCCTTCCTGTTAGATATTTAGCTCAAATAGCAAGGGAAGTAGAAATAGACACTGTACTTTCTTGGGCTCATTACAATCTCTTGGAAGATGAGATCAATGATGAACTTGTGCCACTTTCTAAAGAAAAAGGTTTTGGATTAATGAATGCTGCCCCATTGATGCAGCGAATTTTATCAGACGCTCCACTACCGGATTGGCATAGATCACCTGATGAAGTGAAAGCTATGCAGCCTAAATTGTTGGCTATTTGCAATAAATATGGAGTCCGATTAAGTGACGTTGCTTTGCGTTATGCGATGGATCACCCTGCCATTTCTTCCACCATTGTCGGGATGAATAACAAAGCTCTTGTGGCTAAGAATTTAGAAGCAGTGGATTTTGAAATTCCTGCAGAGCTACTGGATGAAATCACAGACTTATTAGCCCCAGTAAAAAACAAAATGTGGTTTGAAGGAAAGCCTGAAAACAACTTATAA
- a CDS encoding zinc-binding alcohol dehydrogenase family protein has protein sequence MKALVITEVGKTEIQEVEKPNISSEEVLVKVGMVGFCGGDLNSFRGLFPLQEYPNIIGHEVGGTIEAIGENVPDSLSIGTKVTVYPYQNCGTCVACRKGRPNCCKTNKTMGVRRPGAMTRYIAVPYQDVFPSEKLSLKELALAEPLTVGFHAAERGRVNEEDCVAVLGCGIVGMGAIASSVERGAKVIAIDLDDNKLEIAKKIGVAHTINPSKVDLHETLQTITNQDGPDVIIEAVGSPTTYRAAVEEVAFTGRVVCIGYAKKDVDFNTSLFVQKEIEILGSRNCLGDFPIVIQYLESGRFPVDEVVSKIVSIDEAPQTMIDWDANPVGITKIMIDFDQE, from the coding sequence ATGAAAGCATTAGTAATCACTGAAGTTGGAAAGACTGAAATCCAAGAGGTGGAAAAACCAAATATCTCTTCAGAAGAAGTCTTGGTGAAAGTTGGAATGGTAGGATTTTGCGGTGGTGATTTAAATAGTTTTAGAGGTCTTTTCCCTTTGCAGGAATACCCCAATATTATAGGACATGAAGTGGGAGGAACCATAGAGGCAATTGGAGAAAATGTACCTGATAGCCTTTCCATTGGTACCAAAGTCACCGTTTACCCTTATCAAAATTGTGGAACCTGCGTCGCTTGTCGAAAAGGCAGACCTAACTGCTGCAAAACCAATAAAACTATGGGCGTCAGGAGACCGGGAGCGATGACACGATACATAGCTGTGCCCTATCAGGATGTTTTCCCATCCGAAAAATTATCCCTCAAAGAGTTAGCTCTTGCTGAACCATTGACAGTAGGTTTTCATGCAGCCGAACGAGGTCGAGTAAATGAAGAAGATTGTGTCGCTGTCTTGGGTTGCGGAATCGTTGGAATGGGGGCAATTGCTTCTTCTGTAGAAAGAGGAGCAAAAGTTATCGCTATTGATTTAGATGATAATAAATTGGAAATCGCCAAAAAAATCGGAGTGGCTCATACCATCAATCCAAGTAAGGTAGATCTTCATGAAACTCTCCAAACCATAACCAATCAGGATGGACCTGATGTTATTATTGAAGCTGTCGGAAGCCCTACAACTTATAGAGCTGCTGTAGAAGAGGTGGCTTTTACAGGCCGGGTTGTTTGTATTGGCTACGCCAAAAAAGATGTGGACTTCAATACTTCCCTATTTGTACAAAAGGAAATAGAAATCCTTGGATCCAGAAACTGCTTAGGAGATTTTCCAATTGTGATTCAGTATCTGGAATCGGGAAGATTTCCTGTTGACGAGGTAGTAAGCAAAATCGTAAGCATTGATGAAGCGCCACAAACTATGATTGACTGGGATGCCAATCCTGTCGGTATCACCAAAATAATGATTGACTTTGACCAAGAATAA
- a CDS encoding sugar phosphate isomerase/epimerase family protein: protein MIKSSATIALVPQITYGPWIYWKDLESSMQKASKLGFDAMELFTPASDTIDEGRLKELLDQYQLELSAVGTGAGKVIHGMTLTDPDPVIRQKAISFVSDMISFGAKFGAPAIIGSMQGNVLEAKDRELTLSWLAEALEVLGKKAHDSGTFLIYEPLNRYETNLMNTMKAGVEFLEKLDTKSVKLLADLFHMNIEEADISESILASGPHIGHIHFADSNRKPIGLGHTEMSSVSEAIKSINYEGYISAEAFPEPSPDEAAAQTIQSFKKYFR, encoded by the coding sequence ATGATTAAATCCTCAGCGACGATTGCCTTAGTACCCCAAATAACTTATGGTCCCTGGATCTATTGGAAGGATCTGGAGTCAAGCATGCAAAAAGCTTCCAAACTTGGGTTTGATGCGATGGAGCTTTTCACACCTGCATCGGATACAATAGATGAAGGGCGGTTAAAAGAACTATTAGATCAGTACCAACTTGAATTATCTGCAGTAGGTACCGGAGCAGGAAAAGTTATTCATGGAATGACTTTAACTGACCCAGATCCCGTAATTCGTCAGAAAGCCATATCCTTTGTTTCCGATATGATTTCATTCGGGGCAAAGTTTGGAGCTCCTGCAATCATAGGTTCCATGCAAGGGAATGTACTTGAAGCAAAGGATCGGGAATTAACGCTTTCTTGGTTGGCAGAAGCACTGGAAGTACTGGGAAAAAAAGCTCATGATTCTGGGACATTTCTGATTTATGAGCCACTTAATCGGTACGAAACCAATTTGATGAACACCATGAAAGCTGGAGTAGAGTTCCTTGAAAAGCTAGACACCAAAAGCGTAAAGCTATTGGCAGATCTATTCCATATGAATATCGAAGAAGCAGACATTTCTGAAAGCATCTTAGCCTCAGGCCCACATATTGGACATATTCATTTTGCAGATAGTAACAGGAAGCCAATAGGTTTAGGACATACTGAGATGTCCTCGGTTTCAGAAGCAATCAAATCAATCAATTATGAAGGATACATTTCGGCAGAGGCATTTCCCGAACCTAGTCCCGATGAAGCTGCGGCTCAAACCATACAATCATTCAAAAAATACTTTAGATAA
- a CDS encoding L-rhamnose mutarotase, translating into MKKFCFTLDLIDDPEMIKEYEQYHAAGQAWPEVTQHDFDCGVRNIEIFRTGNRMFMILEAGDDFSLEEKAKKDAENPKIQEWEKLMWKYQKAIPWAKPGEKWVLMNRIFKSGE; encoded by the coding sequence ATGAAGAAATTTTGCTTCACCCTGGATTTAATAGATGATCCTGAAATGATCAAAGAATACGAACAGTATCATGCTGCTGGACAAGCTTGGCCAGAGGTAACCCAACACGATTTTGATTGTGGGGTACGCAACATTGAAATTTTCAGAACTGGAAACCGAATGTTTATGATTTTGGAAGCCGGAGATGATTTCTCATTAGAGGAAAAAGCTAAAAAGGATGCTGAAAACCCAAAAATCCAAGAATGGGAAAAACTGATGTGGAAATACCAAAAAGCCATTCCTTGGGCTAAACCGGGTGAAAAATGGGTCTTAATGAATAGAATATTTAAATCAGGCGAATAA
- a CDS encoding alkaline phosphatase family protein, protein MKNTFPLIAFSFLLLFFSSYTPKAKSPKHVLIFGIDGLSVEGLEKAKTPNIDKLFSDGVLSINTRSVMPSVTLPNWTSHLTSGGPEQHGVTFNGWTLEEHELNPIESDAEGYYPSIFKTLKEQTPEIKTAFYYNWGNLINSFNQKYLDEVSFEADDQYVENYEKALQFSKDNQEVPTLIFLYTVHVDHAGHSNGWMSKEYIKAIEAADKAIGDFIKNMKSEDLFKDTSFLLITDHGGKGNGHGGLSMGEMEVPWAITGPNIKKDQNFKSPNSNANTARIIADIFGVKELQPSAIGITPKGIFKK, encoded by the coding sequence ATGAAAAACACGTTCCCTTTAATTGCTTTCAGTTTCTTACTGCTATTTTTTAGCAGCTACACCCCAAAAGCTAAATCTCCCAAACACGTTCTTATTTTTGGTATCGATGGATTGAGTGTAGAAGGGCTAGAGAAAGCCAAAACGCCAAACATTGATAAGTTATTTTCAGACGGAGTTTTATCCATCAACACCCGATCTGTTATGCCCTCGGTAACCCTACCAAATTGGACGAGCCACTTAACCTCTGGAGGTCCCGAGCAACATGGAGTGACGTTTAATGGATGGACTTTAGAAGAGCATGAATTAAACCCAATTGAGAGTGATGCTGAGGGCTATTATCCCTCAATTTTCAAAACCCTGAAAGAGCAGACTCCTGAAATCAAGACCGCATTTTATTACAATTGGGGGAATTTGATCAACTCTTTTAATCAGAAATATCTAGACGAAGTGAGTTTTGAAGCAGATGATCAGTATGTGGAAAACTATGAAAAGGCACTACAATTCTCCAAGGACAATCAAGAGGTTCCTACTTTGATTTTTCTTTATACAGTTCATGTAGATCATGCTGGACATAGCAATGGCTGGATGTCCAAAGAATACATCAAAGCCATTGAAGCCGCTGATAAGGCAATCGGAGATTTCATTAAAAACATGAAGTCGGAAGACCTTTTCAAGGATACCAGTTTCTTACTGATCACAGATCATGGAGGAAAAGGAAATGGTCATGGTGGGCTTAGTATGGGAGAAATGGAAGTTCCATGGGCTATCACCGGGCCCAATATCAAAAAAGACCAAAATTTTAAGTCCCCAAATAGCAATGCCAATACTGCCCGGATCATCGCCGATATTTTTGGAGTAAAAGAATTGCAGCCCTCTGCCATTGGTATAACTCCGAAGGGAATATTTAAGAAATAG